Proteins encoded by one window of Papio anubis isolate 15944 chromosome 7, Panubis1.0, whole genome shotgun sequence:
- the DHRS2 gene encoding dehydrogenase/reductase SDR family member 2, mitochondrial isoform X4: MDVQQGLIQQEASQTPTTMLPAVARGHRGWFHPCARLSVRMSSTGIDRKGILAERVAVVTGSTSGIGFAIARRLAQDGAHVVISSRKQQNVDRAAAQLQREGLSVAGIVCHVGKAEDRERLVATALEHCGGVDFLVCCAGVNPLVGSTLGTSEQIWDKILNVNVKSPALLLSQLLPYMEKRKGAVTLVSSVAAYFPRMELGVYNVSKTALLALTRTLALELAPKDIRVNCLVPGVIKTDFSKVALSSIC, from the exons GCCTGATTCAACAGGAAGCATCGCAGACACCAACCACCATGCTGCCAGCAGTGGCCCGGGGCCACCGGGGCTGGTTTCATCCCTGTGCTAGGCTTTCTGTGAGGATGAGCAGCACTGGGATAGACCGGAAGGGCATCCTAGCTGAACGGGTAGCTGTGGTCACAGGGTCTACCAGTGG GATCGGCTTTGCCATCGCCCGGCGTCTGGCCCAGGACGGGGCCCACGTGGTCATCAGCAGCCGGAAGCAGCAGAACGTGGACCGGGCTGCGGCCCAGCTGCAGAGGGAGGGACTGAGCGTGGCGGGCATTGTGTGCCACGTGGGGAAGGCTGAGGACCGGGAGCGGCTGGTGGCCACA GCCCTGGAGCACTGTGGGGGCGTCGACTTCCTGGTGTGCTGTGCAGGGGTCAACCCTCTGGTGGGGAGCACTCTGGGGACCAGTGAGCAGATCTGGGACAAG ATCCTAAATGTGAATGTGAagtccccagccttgctgctgagCCAGTTGCTGCCCTACATGGAGAAGAG GAAGGGTGCTGTCACCCTGGTCTCTTCCGTTGCAGCTTATTTTCCAAGAATG GAGCTGGGTGTCTACAATGTCAGCAAGACAGCGCTGCTGGCTCTCACTAGAACACTGGCATTGGAGCTGGCCCCCAAGGACATCCGGGTAAACTGCCTGGTTCCAGGAGTAATCAAGACTGACTTCAGCAAAGTG GCTCTCTCATCCATCTGCTGA
- the DHRS2 gene encoding dehydrogenase/reductase SDR family member 2, mitochondrial isoform X1, translating into MDVQQGLIQQEASQTPTTMLPAVARGHRGWFHPCARLSVRMSSTGIDRKGILAERVAVVTGSTSGIGFAIARRLAQDGAHVVISSRKQQNVDRAAAQLQREGLSVAGIVCHVGKAEDRERLVATALEHCGGVDFLVCCAGVNPLVGSTLGTSEQIWDKILNVNVKSPALLLSQLLPYMEKRKGAVTLVSSVAAYFPRMELGVYNVSKTALLALTRTLALELAPKDIRVNCLVPGVIKTDFSKVDWGAGGLCRSRVLPVLSRCQLHHRGEHCSGRLLLSALRGVGVAVQLRSQAQEPDGVSR; encoded by the exons GCCTGATTCAACAGGAAGCATCGCAGACACCAACCACCATGCTGCCAGCAGTGGCCCGGGGCCACCGGGGCTGGTTTCATCCCTGTGCTAGGCTTTCTGTGAGGATGAGCAGCACTGGGATAGACCGGAAGGGCATCCTAGCTGAACGGGTAGCTGTGGTCACAGGGTCTACCAGTGG GATCGGCTTTGCCATCGCCCGGCGTCTGGCCCAGGACGGGGCCCACGTGGTCATCAGCAGCCGGAAGCAGCAGAACGTGGACCGGGCTGCGGCCCAGCTGCAGAGGGAGGGACTGAGCGTGGCGGGCATTGTGTGCCACGTGGGGAAGGCTGAGGACCGGGAGCGGCTGGTGGCCACA GCCCTGGAGCACTGTGGGGGCGTCGACTTCCTGGTGTGCTGTGCAGGGGTCAACCCTCTGGTGGGGAGCACTCTGGGGACCAGTGAGCAGATCTGGGACAAG ATCCTAAATGTGAATGTGAagtccccagccttgctgctgagCCAGTTGCTGCCCTACATGGAGAAGAG GAAGGGTGCTGTCACCCTGGTCTCTTCCGTTGCAGCTTATTTTCCAAGAATG GAGCTGGGTGTCTACAATGTCAGCAAGACAGCGCTGCTGGCTCTCACTAGAACACTGGCATTGGAGCTGGCCCCCAAGGACATCCGGGTAAACTGCCTGGTTCCAGGAGTAATCAAGACTGACTTCAGCAAAGTG GATTGGGGAGCCGGAGGACTGTGCAGGAGTCGTGTCCTTCCTGTGCTCTCCAGATGCCAGCTACATCACCGGGGAGAACATTGCAGTGGCAGGCTTCTCCTCTCGGCTCTGAGGGGAGTGGGGGTGGCTGTGCAGCTGCGGTCCCAGGCCCAGGAGCCTGACGGGGTGTCTAGGTGA
- the DHRS2 gene encoding dehydrogenase/reductase SDR family member 2, mitochondrial isoform X3 has product MLPAVARGHRGWFHPCARLSVRMSSTGIDRKGILAERVAVVTGSTSGIGFAIARRLAQDGAHVVISSRKQQNVDRAAAQLQREGLSVAGIVCHVGKAEDRERLVATALEHCGGVDFLVCCAGVNPLVGSTLGTSEQIWDKILNVNVKSPALLLSQLLPYMEKRKGAVTLVSSVAAYFPRMELGVYNVSKTALLALTRTLALELAPKDIRVNCLVPGVIKTDFSKVDWGAGGLCRSRVLPVLSRCQLHHRGEHCSGRLLLSALRGVGVAVQLRSQAQEPDGVSR; this is encoded by the exons ATGCTGCCAGCAGTGGCCCGGGGCCACCGGGGCTGGTTTCATCCCTGTGCTAGGCTTTCTGTGAGGATGAGCAGCACTGGGATAGACCGGAAGGGCATCCTAGCTGAACGGGTAGCTGTGGTCACAGGGTCTACCAGTGG GATCGGCTTTGCCATCGCCCGGCGTCTGGCCCAGGACGGGGCCCACGTGGTCATCAGCAGCCGGAAGCAGCAGAACGTGGACCGGGCTGCGGCCCAGCTGCAGAGGGAGGGACTGAGCGTGGCGGGCATTGTGTGCCACGTGGGGAAGGCTGAGGACCGGGAGCGGCTGGTGGCCACA GCCCTGGAGCACTGTGGGGGCGTCGACTTCCTGGTGTGCTGTGCAGGGGTCAACCCTCTGGTGGGGAGCACTCTGGGGACCAGTGAGCAGATCTGGGACAAG ATCCTAAATGTGAATGTGAagtccccagccttgctgctgagCCAGTTGCTGCCCTACATGGAGAAGAG GAAGGGTGCTGTCACCCTGGTCTCTTCCGTTGCAGCTTATTTTCCAAGAATG GAGCTGGGTGTCTACAATGTCAGCAAGACAGCGCTGCTGGCTCTCACTAGAACACTGGCATTGGAGCTGGCCCCCAAGGACATCCGGGTAAACTGCCTGGTTCCAGGAGTAATCAAGACTGACTTCAGCAAAGTG GATTGGGGAGCCGGAGGACTGTGCAGGAGTCGTGTCCTTCCTGTGCTCTCCAGATGCCAGCTACATCACCGGGGAGAACATTGCAGTGGCAGGCTTCTCCTCTCGGCTCTGAGGGGAGTGGGGGTGGCTGTGCAGCTGCGGTCCCAGGCCCAGGAGCCTGACGGGGTGTCTAGGTGA
- the DHRS2 gene encoding dehydrogenase/reductase SDR family member 2, mitochondrial, whose product MLPAVARGHRGWFHPCARLSVRMSSTGIDRKGILAERVAVVTGSTSGIGFAIARRLAQDGAHVVISSRKQQNVDRAAAQLQREGLSVAGIVCHVGKAEDRERLVATALEHCGGVDFLVCCAGVNPLVGSTLGTSEQIWDKILNVNVKSPALLLSQLLPYMEKRKGAVTLVSSVAAYFPRMELGVYNVSKTALLALTRTLALELAPKDIRVNCLVPGVIKTDFSKVLHGNESLLKYLREYLQMQRIGEPEDCAGVVSFLCSPDASYITGENIAVAGFSSRL is encoded by the exons ATGCTGCCAGCAGTGGCCCGGGGCCACCGGGGCTGGTTTCATCCCTGTGCTAGGCTTTCTGTGAGGATGAGCAGCACTGGGATAGACCGGAAGGGCATCCTAGCTGAACGGGTAGCTGTGGTCACAGGGTCTACCAGTGG GATCGGCTTTGCCATCGCCCGGCGTCTGGCCCAGGACGGGGCCCACGTGGTCATCAGCAGCCGGAAGCAGCAGAACGTGGACCGGGCTGCGGCCCAGCTGCAGAGGGAGGGACTGAGCGTGGCGGGCATTGTGTGCCACGTGGGGAAGGCTGAGGACCGGGAGCGGCTGGTGGCCACA GCCCTGGAGCACTGTGGGGGCGTCGACTTCCTGGTGTGCTGTGCAGGGGTCAACCCTCTGGTGGGGAGCACTCTGGGGACCAGTGAGCAGATCTGGGACAAG ATCCTAAATGTGAATGTGAagtccccagccttgctgctgagCCAGTTGCTGCCCTACATGGAGAAGAG GAAGGGTGCTGTCACCCTGGTCTCTTCCGTTGCAGCTTATTTTCCAAGAATG GAGCTGGGTGTCTACAATGTCAGCAAGACAGCGCTGCTGGCTCTCACTAGAACACTGGCATTGGAGCTGGCCCCCAAGGACATCCGGGTAAACTGCCTGGTTCCAGGAGTAATCAAGACTGACTTCAGCAAAGTG ttACATGGGAATGAGTCTCTCCTCAAGTACCTCAGGGAGTATCTTCAGATGCAGAG GATTGGGGAGCCGGAGGACTGTGCAGGAGTCGTGTCCTTCCTGTGCTCTCCAGATGCCAGCTACATCACCGGGGAGAACATTGCAGTGGCAGGCTTCTCCTCTCGGCTCTGA
- the DHRS2 gene encoding dehydrogenase/reductase SDR family member 2, mitochondrial isoform X2, whose amino-acid sequence MDVQQGLIQQEASQTPTTMLPAVARGHRGWFHPCARLSVRMSSTGIDRKGILAERVAVVTGSTSGIGFAIARRLAQDGAHVVISSRKQQNVDRAAAQLQREGLSVAGIVCHVGKAEDRERLVATALEHCGGVDFLVCCAGVNPLVGSTLGTSEQIWDKILNVNVKSPALLLSQLLPYMEKRKGAVTLVSSVAAYFPRMELGVYNVSKTALLALTRTLALELAPKDIRVNCLVPGVIKTDFSKVLHGNESLLKYLREYLQMQRIGEPEDCAGVVSFLCSPDASYITGENIAVAGFSSRL is encoded by the exons GCCTGATTCAACAGGAAGCATCGCAGACACCAACCACCATGCTGCCAGCAGTGGCCCGGGGCCACCGGGGCTGGTTTCATCCCTGTGCTAGGCTTTCTGTGAGGATGAGCAGCACTGGGATAGACCGGAAGGGCATCCTAGCTGAACGGGTAGCTGTGGTCACAGGGTCTACCAGTGG GATCGGCTTTGCCATCGCCCGGCGTCTGGCCCAGGACGGGGCCCACGTGGTCATCAGCAGCCGGAAGCAGCAGAACGTGGACCGGGCTGCGGCCCAGCTGCAGAGGGAGGGACTGAGCGTGGCGGGCATTGTGTGCCACGTGGGGAAGGCTGAGGACCGGGAGCGGCTGGTGGCCACA GCCCTGGAGCACTGTGGGGGCGTCGACTTCCTGGTGTGCTGTGCAGGGGTCAACCCTCTGGTGGGGAGCACTCTGGGGACCAGTGAGCAGATCTGGGACAAG ATCCTAAATGTGAATGTGAagtccccagccttgctgctgagCCAGTTGCTGCCCTACATGGAGAAGAG GAAGGGTGCTGTCACCCTGGTCTCTTCCGTTGCAGCTTATTTTCCAAGAATG GAGCTGGGTGTCTACAATGTCAGCAAGACAGCGCTGCTGGCTCTCACTAGAACACTGGCATTGGAGCTGGCCCCCAAGGACATCCGGGTAAACTGCCTGGTTCCAGGAGTAATCAAGACTGACTTCAGCAAAGTG ttACATGGGAATGAGTCTCTCCTCAAGTACCTCAGGGAGTATCTTCAGATGCAGAG GATTGGGGAGCCGGAGGACTGTGCAGGAGTCGTGTCCTTCCTGTGCTCTCCAGATGCCAGCTACATCACCGGGGAGAACATTGCAGTGGCAGGCTTCTCCTCTCGGCTCTGA
- the DHRS2 gene encoding dehydrogenase/reductase SDR family member 2, mitochondrial isoform X5 produces the protein MDVQQGLIQQEASQTPTTMLPAVARGHRGWFHPCARLSVRMSSTGIDRKGILAERVAVVTGSTSGIGFAIARRLAQDGAHVVISSRKQQNVDRAAAQLQREGLSVAGIVCHVGKAEDRERLVATALEHCGGVDFLVCCAGVNPLVGSTLGTSEQIWDKILNVNVKSPALLLSQLLPYMEKRSWVSTMSARQRCWLSLEHWHWSWPPRTSG, from the exons GCCTGATTCAACAGGAAGCATCGCAGACACCAACCACCATGCTGCCAGCAGTGGCCCGGGGCCACCGGGGCTGGTTTCATCCCTGTGCTAGGCTTTCTGTGAGGATGAGCAGCACTGGGATAGACCGGAAGGGCATCCTAGCTGAACGGGTAGCTGTGGTCACAGGGTCTACCAGTGG GATCGGCTTTGCCATCGCCCGGCGTCTGGCCCAGGACGGGGCCCACGTGGTCATCAGCAGCCGGAAGCAGCAGAACGTGGACCGGGCTGCGGCCCAGCTGCAGAGGGAGGGACTGAGCGTGGCGGGCATTGTGTGCCACGTGGGGAAGGCTGAGGACCGGGAGCGGCTGGTGGCCACA GCCCTGGAGCACTGTGGGGGCGTCGACTTCCTGGTGTGCTGTGCAGGGGTCAACCCTCTGGTGGGGAGCACTCTGGGGACCAGTGAGCAGATCTGGGACAAG ATCCTAAATGTGAATGTGAagtccccagccttgctgctgagCCAGTTGCTGCCCTACATGGAGAAGAG GAGCTGGGTGTCTACAATGTCAGCAAGACAGCGCTGCTGGCTCTCACTAGAACACTGGCATTGGAGCTGGCCCCCAAGGACATCCGGGTAA